Proteins from a single region of Urocitellus parryii isolate mUroPar1 chromosome 4, mUroPar1.hap1, whole genome shotgun sequence:
- the Anp32b gene encoding acidic leucine-rich nuclear phosphoprotein 32 family member B produces MDMKRRIHLELRNRTPAAVRELVLDNCKSNDGKIEGLTAEFVNLEFLSLINVGLISVSNLPKLPKLKKLELSDNRIYGGLDMLAEKLPNLTHLNLSGNKLKDISTLEPLKKLDCLKSLDLFNCEVTNLNDYRESVFRLLPQLTYLDGYDREDGEAPDSDAEVDGVDEEEEDEEGEDEEDEEDEDGEEEEFDEEEDEDEDEDVEGEEDEDEVSGEEEEFGHDGEVDEDEEDEDEDEDEEEEESGKGEKRKRETDDEGEDD; encoded by the exons GTTCGAGAACTTGTCTTGGACAATTGCAAATCAAATGATGGAAAAATTGAGGGCTTAACTGCTGAATTTGTGAACTTGGAGTTCCTCAGTTTAATAAATGTAGGCTTGATTTCAGTTTCAAATCTCCCCAAGCTACCTAAATTGAAAAAG CTTGAGCTCAGTGACAATAGAATCTATGGAGGTCTGGATATGTTAGCAGAAAAACTTCCAAATCTCACACATCTAAATTTAAGTGGAAATAAACTGAAAGACATCAGCACCTTGGAACCTTTG AAAAAGTTGGATTGTCTGAAGAGCCTGGATCTATTTAACTGTGAAGTCACTAATCTGAATGATTACCGAGAGAGTGTGTTCAGGCTCCTGCCCCAGCTGACCTACCTGGATGGCTATGATCGAGAAGACGGGGAAGCCCCCGACTCAGATGCAGAGGTGGATGGTgtggatgaagaggaggaggatgaag aaggagaagatgaagaagatgaggaggatgaggatggtgaggaggaagagtttgatgaagaagaagatgaagatgaagacgAAGATGTAGAGGgggaagaagatgaagatgaagtcAGCGGGGAG GAAGAAGAATTTGGGCATGATGGAGAAGtagatgaagatgaagaagacgaggatgaggatgaggatgaag aggaggaagaaagcGGGAAAggtgaaaagaggaagagagaaacagatgATGAAGGAGAAGATGATTAA